In Mangrovivirga cuniculi, the following proteins share a genomic window:
- a CDS encoding MBL fold metallo-hydrolase encodes MKIHTFTFNPFYENTFVVANDNGDCMIVDPGCYEKEEKEILDKFITQNNYQVKKLINTHCHIDHVLGNAYVKKKYSVNLEGHENDVETLKAVETYAPAYGFANYESTDMDSYLKEGDTVELGDDLFEVLYVPGHAPGHIALYNKIEKVLLGGDVLFNGSIGRTDLPGGDFDTLAKSIKEKFYTLPEDVTVYCGHGESTTIGKEKVSNPFVKA; translated from the coding sequence ATGAAAATACACACTTTTACTTTCAATCCATTTTATGAAAACACGTTTGTAGTAGCCAATGATAATGGAGACTGTATGATTGTTGATCCGGGTTGTTATGAAAAAGAAGAAAAGGAGATACTTGATAAATTTATCACTCAGAATAATTATCAGGTGAAAAAGCTCATTAATACACATTGCCATATAGACCACGTTCTGGGAAATGCATATGTTAAGAAAAAATACAGCGTCAATTTAGAGGGACATGAAAATGATGTAGAAACATTAAAAGCTGTAGAAACATATGCTCCTGCTTATGGATTTGCTAATTATGAATCTACTGATATGGATTCTTATTTAAAAGAGGGAGATACCGTAGAGCTGGGTGACGACTTATTTGAAGTATTATATGTTCCAGGCCATGCACCGGGTCATATTGCACTGTATAATAAAATTGAAAAAGTTCTTTTAGGAGGAGATGTGCTATTTAATGGCAGCATTGGACGTACTGACTTACCGGGTGGAGATTTTGATACCCTGGCTAAGTCAATTAAAGAAAAATTCTATACACTACCCGAGGATGTCACAGTTTATTGCGGACATGGAGAATCCACAACAATAGGAAAAGAAAAAGTTTCAAACCCATTTGTAAAAGCCTGA
- the pssA gene encoding CDP-diacylglycerol--serine O-phosphatidyltransferase, which produces MGISFAFSNRLDLAAYMIWIAGLMDFFDGFAARLLKVSSPIGKELDSLADVVSFGVLPGFIMYHLIDDVMVYSWVPYLSALIPIMSAIRLAKFNVDDSQTYSFIGLPTPAHAIYISSLPLIINNGSEEWIGWFSNPHFLMISTVVFSFMLVSKLPLIAFKFKSYDLKANAFKYMLLFLSIIILVILGVKGIPFVFLAYIIMSILENQLASSQ; this is translated from the coding sequence ATTGGTATATCATTTGCCTTTTCTAACAGGCTTGATCTGGCAGCTTACATGATCTGGATTGCTGGATTAATGGACTTTTTTGATGGCTTTGCAGCACGGCTTTTAAAAGTTAGTTCTCCAATAGGAAAAGAACTGGACAGTCTGGCTGATGTAGTATCTTTCGGGGTACTACCCGGATTTATTATGTACCACCTGATTGATGATGTAATGGTATATTCATGGGTACCCTATTTATCTGCCCTGATACCAATAATGTCTGCAATTCGGCTGGCAAAATTTAATGTCGATGATTCCCAAACTTATTCTTTTATTGGTTTACCAACTCCTGCTCACGCAATATATATTAGTTCTTTACCGTTAATTATAAATAATGGTAGTGAAGAGTGGATAGGATGGTTTAGTAACCCTCATTTTTTAATGATAAGTACGGTTGTTTTTTCTTTCATGCTGGTTAGTAAACTACCTTTAATAGCATTTAAATTTAAATCTTATGACCTGAAAGCCAATGCTTTTAAATACATGCTATTGTTCCTTAGTATAATTATTTTAGTAATTTTGGGGGTTAAAGGTATACCATTTGTGTTTTTGGCGTATATAATAATGTCAATACTGGAAAATCAATTAGCCAGTAGTCAGTGA
- a CDS encoding NAD(P)/FAD-dependent oxidoreductase, translated as MGKDNKRILIIGQGLAGTVLALELLDKGQDVTVVNDPEIKGSSWAAGGIINPITGRRMVKTWNADELFPVLKDFYNSWEAILNCKFYHQKNIYRPFLELSDLNDWLAKYDDPEYLDYVKKVEKGPILEKKLQNPHGGLLLKNSGYLDIPVFLKNAQKYIEDKGTLVIKEFLYQDLFHSENHITWNGKEYDDIVFCRGANERHSEIFGWLPFRPNKGELLNIKIDLNIDFGITRGKFLMPVAKGFFKLGATYDNHYDHEEKTFEAKQKILNDLKNFLDTEPEVSDHFVGIRPATKDRKPIIGKHPEINNVFIFNGLGAKGVSLSPWCAKELSGQILENKPIDKRVNIDRFFSLLR; from the coding sequence ATGGGCAAAGATAATAAAAGGATATTAATAATCGGGCAAGGCCTTGCAGGTACAGTTCTCGCTCTTGAATTATTAGATAAAGGTCAGGATGTGACTGTTGTGAATGATCCGGAAATTAAGGGCTCTTCATGGGCTGCCGGAGGCATTATTAATCCAATTACTGGTCGCAGGATGGTTAAAACCTGGAATGCTGATGAACTATTCCCTGTGCTGAAAGATTTTTACAATTCCTGGGAAGCTATTTTAAACTGTAAATTTTATCATCAAAAGAATATATACAGACCTTTTCTTGAATTAAGTGATTTGAATGACTGGCTTGCCAAATATGATGATCCGGAATATCTTGATTATGTCAAAAAAGTAGAAAAAGGACCTATATTAGAGAAGAAATTACAAAACCCGCATGGTGGTCTTCTTTTAAAAAATAGTGGGTATCTCGACATTCCTGTATTTTTAAAAAATGCTCAAAAGTACATTGAGGATAAGGGAACATTAGTAATAAAAGAATTTTTATATCAGGATCTTTTTCACAGTGAAAACCATATTACCTGGAACGGTAAAGAGTATGATGATATAGTGTTTTGTCGCGGAGCCAATGAGAGGCATTCTGAAATTTTTGGTTGGTTACCATTCAGACCCAATAAGGGAGAATTGTTAAATATTAAAATAGATTTGAATATTGATTTTGGAATTACCCGTGGGAAGTTTTTAATGCCTGTAGCAAAGGGGTTTTTCAAATTGGGTGCAACATATGATAACCATTATGATCATGAAGAAAAAACTTTCGAAGCAAAACAAAAAATACTGAATGATCTTAAAAACTTTCTCGATACGGAACCTGAAGTTTCCGATCATTTCGTAGGAATAAGGCCAGCCACTAAGGATAGAAAGCCAATTATCGGAAAACATCCGGAAATAAATAACGTTTTTATTTTTAATGGACTGGGAGCCAAAGGCGTTTCATTGTCTCCATGGTGTGCTAAAGAGTTGTCTGGTCAGATTTTAGAAAATAAACCAATAGATAAACGAGTAAATATCGATCGTTTTTTCTCGTTATTAAGGTAA